From Thalassoglobus sp. JC818, the proteins below share one genomic window:
- a CDS encoding GNAT family N-acetyltransferase, producing the protein MIQFRHFRNSDPPFLFELCRRAELGRGAAQPSSIEAYEIAAYGLPYFDPEGLIIAVEDGKVVGFAHAGFGFSKDLNSLDHSRGVICWIVVSPTHQRRGLGRELLQRAEEYLLQKGAQTIQAGQSRYCDPFYFGLYGGARCSGFLESDAQAAPFMLSAGYEPESRSTVFQRDLRTTRDPMNIKLMGLRRRSELQVMEQPKNPTMWWLTHFGNIESMYFSLVEKRTKERIGSLTVVGLDHFMPRWGERVIGLVDLYVEEKYRSQGFATTLIIETLRRLRSDFITRAEIHVVDSSPGALKAIETASFEPIDAAVVYRKKM; encoded by the coding sequence GTGATTCAGTTCCGACACTTCCGGAATTCCGATCCCCCATTTCTTTTCGAGTTGTGTCGCAGGGCAGAGCTGGGACGTGGGGCGGCTCAACCCTCCTCGATTGAAGCCTACGAAATCGCTGCGTACGGCCTTCCCTATTTCGACCCCGAAGGTCTAATCATCGCTGTGGAAGATGGGAAAGTCGTCGGCTTCGCCCACGCCGGGTTTGGATTCTCGAAAGACCTCAATTCACTCGACCACTCTCGGGGAGTAATTTGCTGGATCGTGGTCAGCCCCACTCATCAGCGACGGGGACTCGGTCGAGAACTGCTGCAGCGAGCAGAAGAATACTTGCTTCAGAAGGGAGCCCAGACCATACAGGCTGGTCAGTCTCGCTACTGTGATCCCTTCTACTTCGGACTCTACGGCGGAGCGCGTTGTTCCGGATTTCTCGAGTCAGATGCCCAGGCTGCCCCATTTATGCTTTCAGCCGGCTATGAGCCGGAGTCTCGGTCGACCGTCTTTCAACGCGATCTTCGGACGACTCGCGATCCGATGAACATCAAGCTCATGGGGCTCCGCAGACGATCCGAGCTGCAGGTCATGGAGCAACCGAAGAATCCCACCATGTGGTGGCTGACACACTTCGGAAATATCGAATCGATGTACTTCAGCCTCGTAGAAAAACGCACCAAGGAGCGGATCGGTTCACTCACCGTCGTCGGATTGGACCACTTCATGCCCCGCTGGGGAGAACGCGTGATCGGGCTGGTCGACTTATACGTGGAAGAAAAGTACCGCTCGCAGGGCTTCGCAACGACGCTCATCATCGAAACTCTGCGTCGACTGCGATCAGACTTCATCACTCGGGCAGAAATCCACGTCGTCGACAGTTCACCCGGTGCCCTCAAAGCCATCGAGACCGCCAGCTTCGAGCCAATTGATGCTGCGGTCGTCTACCGCAAGAAGATGTAA
- a CDS encoding aminodeoxychorismate/anthranilate synthase component II, producing the protein MIFVLDNYDSFTYNLVQRLGEIDSSLDIRVYRNDQISCSEIDALNPSRIIISPGPCTPAEAGLSCEVIRHFAPRVPLLGVCLGHQCISEAFGGEVVRADRLMHGKTSAIHHDQQGIFRGIETPAVLTRYHSLIVPETTLPEELIPCAWTRDEDHPAELMAVRHRDYPVHGVQFHPESFLSDCGTDILRNFLKL; encoded by the coding sequence ATGATTTTCGTTCTCGATAACTACGACTCCTTCACGTACAACCTCGTCCAGCGACTGGGGGAAATCGACTCGTCGCTCGACATTCGTGTCTATCGCAACGATCAGATTTCCTGCAGCGAGATTGATGCGTTGAATCCATCGAGGATTATCATCTCGCCGGGACCATGTACTCCGGCCGAAGCTGGCCTCTCTTGCGAAGTCATTCGCCACTTTGCTCCTCGTGTTCCGCTGCTCGGCGTCTGTCTGGGGCACCAGTGCATTTCGGAAGCTTTCGGGGGAGAAGTCGTGCGGGCAGATCGTCTGATGCACGGTAAGACTTCTGCGATTCATCACGACCAGCAGGGGATTTTCCGAGGAATCGAAACTCCCGCAGTTCTGACCCGATATCATTCCCTCATCGTTCCGGAGACGACACTGCCGGAAGAGTTGATCCCCTGTGCTTGGACGCGAGACGAAGATCATCCCGCAGAACTGATGGCTGTCCGGCATCGAGATTATCCGGTGCACGGAGTGCAGTTTCATCCGGAGAGCTTTTTGTCCGACTGCGGAACGGACATCCTTCGGAACTTTCTGAAACTGTAG
- a CDS encoding phage portal protein — protein MFQLLRDKFSTAQLKARYQRLVQERLLQLTESTSTMPVSEDPGDWEMVGGKHQSGQDPHTQAMTREQVRKLIQENPHASNILRTLECYVTGPGLQFKHECVCKSSRMSDADDDLLEAADSLWEAFLQSADGHYSSQEHARRTWRDGECFIRKFGRESWPPSVRFVDPERFAATPQEPDSQGIVTAPHDVETPLAYLYSSRGGRVASAGLRADRIPADEILQTRIGVDSNEKRGRSLFAAILEPLIAYSKWMETELLARKLQSSIVLWRKVQGSSQTADAFAENAGSGTTLNGQRRERFSPGSILTTNHATDIQFLQPNTNFGDAASLGRMLLLSIAAGAGLPEFMLTSDASNGNFASTMVAEGPAVKYFQSQQQFFSKEFSRLWKWIMQDAVELGLLPIDFFERVTIKWTFPGLVNRDRPKERLTDARLVESGILSRAEVARRDGVDPVVMESERERERGLESDS, from the coding sequence ATGTTTCAGCTTCTTCGTGACAAGTTTTCGACCGCGCAATTGAAGGCCCGCTATCAAAGACTTGTTCAGGAGAGACTACTACAGCTCACAGAATCGACGTCGACCATGCCTGTTTCTGAAGATCCGGGAGACTGGGAGATGGTGGGTGGAAAACATCAGAGTGGGCAAGATCCCCACACTCAGGCGATGACGCGTGAGCAGGTGCGGAAGCTCATTCAGGAGAATCCTCACGCGAGCAACATTCTGAGAACGCTCGAGTGTTACGTGACCGGTCCGGGGCTGCAGTTCAAGCACGAATGTGTGTGCAAGTCGAGTCGGATGTCGGACGCTGACGACGACTTGCTGGAAGCAGCCGACAGCCTGTGGGAAGCGTTTCTGCAAAGTGCCGACGGACATTACTCCTCGCAGGAACATGCTCGGAGGACCTGGCGAGATGGAGAATGTTTCATCCGAAAGTTCGGACGAGAAAGCTGGCCGCCGTCCGTGCGGTTTGTCGATCCCGAGCGGTTCGCAGCGACTCCTCAAGAACCGGACTCACAGGGAATTGTGACAGCCCCGCATGATGTCGAGACTCCGCTGGCGTATCTCTACTCATCACGAGGCGGACGAGTCGCTTCCGCTGGTCTACGCGCTGATCGAATTCCGGCCGATGAAATCCTTCAGACGCGAATCGGAGTCGATTCCAACGAGAAGCGCGGGCGCTCACTCTTCGCCGCGATTCTGGAACCGTTGATCGCGTATTCGAAGTGGATGGAGACGGAACTCTTGGCTCGGAAGCTTCAGTCATCGATCGTGCTGTGGCGGAAAGTTCAGGGATCGTCACAGACGGCGGATGCGTTTGCGGAGAATGCGGGAAGCGGCACGACTTTGAACGGACAGCGCCGCGAACGGTTCTCTCCGGGATCAATTTTGACGACGAATCATGCGACCGACATTCAGTTCCTTCAGCCCAACACGAATTTCGGGGACGCAGCGTCTCTCGGAAGGATGTTGCTGTTGTCGATCGCGGCTGGGGCAGGGCTGCCAGAGTTTATGTTGACGTCGGATGCTTCCAACGGAAACTTCGCTTCGACGATGGTCGCGGAGGGGCCGGCGGTGAAGTACTTCCAAAGTCAGCAGCAGTTTTTCTCGAAGGAGTTTTCGAGGCTGTGGAAATGGATCATGCAAGATGCGGTCGAACTCGGTTTGCTTCCGATCGATTTCTTCGAACGTGTGACAATCAAGTGGACGTTCCCGGGACTGGTCAACAGAGACCGCCCGAAAGAGCGGCTTACGGATGCGCGGCTTGTCGAGTCCGGAATTCTCTCGCGGGCAGAAGTGGCTCGCCGCGATGGGGTCGATCCTGTGGTGATGGAATCCGAGCGAGAACGCGAGCGAGGGCTGGAGTCTGATTCGTAA
- a CDS encoding sigma 54-interacting transcriptional regulator: MSVSTPPATIRPTGRVVACAADPAAQRQLELAIRRNGYDAIAVSSIEQLRDLALDEEIAAAVIDEPQSIEQVQHLDSELRRLDRPTQLVLLPSIGQRMNLPKSLTCEVVDPPLTPERIGRALFAAVGRAQLIIENLELRQKLEGRMFDGLIGFSGQTREMRNQIHFAAEHDQPVLVVGEVGCGKSEAARAIHLTRSGPSKPLLTIRCQLLTSAAVEKELFGDEECEGRISAASDGTLVLEDIDSLTLPVQAKLAAAIRNSAYKRGENFVPVRSRIIATSSANLRKLCAEQKFDLRLAELLERNVISVAPLRERIEDVACLAEHFLQQASVREGQHPRRLSNEALNRLETHHWPGNVRELENVMNRICSLAGSSDVTVEELLPWLEQTEESTEAPGMTLREMERKLIEATFNRFGGNRELTAKALQIGIRTLSGKLREYGYPPRGGPGSNRKQDRAA, translated from the coding sequence ATGTCTGTTTCAACCCCACCGGCGACTATTCGCCCAACCGGACGCGTCGTTGCGTGTGCAGCTGATCCCGCTGCTCAACGGCAACTCGAACTTGCAATCCGCAGGAACGGGTACGACGCAATTGCGGTTTCCTCCATTGAACAACTCCGCGATTTAGCCCTCGACGAAGAGATCGCCGCCGCAGTCATCGACGAACCACAGTCGATCGAGCAGGTGCAACACCTCGACTCAGAACTTCGTCGGCTTGATCGACCAACGCAGCTCGTTCTGCTGCCATCCATCGGCCAGCGAATGAACTTACCAAAGTCACTCACCTGCGAAGTTGTCGATCCTCCACTCACTCCAGAACGAATCGGTCGCGCATTGTTCGCAGCTGTGGGGCGAGCACAACTCATCATCGAGAACCTGGAACTTCGCCAGAAACTCGAAGGCCGCATGTTTGACGGACTGATCGGTTTCAGCGGTCAAACTCGCGAAATGCGAAACCAGATTCACTTCGCTGCCGAGCACGATCAGCCAGTGCTCGTCGTCGGTGAAGTCGGTTGCGGAAAGAGTGAAGCAGCGCGAGCCATTCACCTGACACGTTCCGGCCCTAGTAAACCTTTGCTGACGATTCGCTGCCAACTGCTGACATCGGCAGCTGTCGAAAAAGAACTCTTCGGCGACGAAGAATGCGAAGGCCGCATCAGTGCTGCTTCCGACGGAACGCTCGTTCTGGAAGACATTGATTCACTCACTCTGCCTGTTCAGGCCAAACTCGCTGCGGCGATTCGTAACAGTGCGTACAAGCGTGGCGAGAACTTTGTTCCTGTCCGTTCACGAATCATCGCGACCTCATCAGCAAACTTGCGAAAGCTTTGTGCCGAGCAGAAGTTTGACCTTCGACTGGCGGAACTTCTGGAACGCAACGTCATCTCCGTCGCTCCACTTCGTGAGCGAATCGAAGATGTCGCGTGCCTCGCAGAACACTTCCTTCAGCAGGCAAGTGTCCGAGAAGGACAGCATCCACGACGCTTGTCGAACGAAGCCTTGAATCGCCTTGAAACTCATCACTGGCCGGGCAATGTTCGGGAACTCGAAAACGTGATGAATCGAATCTGTTCCCTCGCGGGCAGCTCTGACGTCACAGTTGAAGAACTGCTTCCATGGCTGGAACAAACCGAGGAGTCGACTGAAGCTCCCGGCATGACTCTTCGCGAGATGGAACGCAAGTTGATCGAAGCCACCTTCAACCGCTTCGGCGGAAACCGCGAACTGACGGCGAAGGCACTGCAAATCGGAATTCGAACTCTCTCTGGAAAACTCAGAGAATACGGATACCCGCCACGAGGAGGCCCCGGATCAAACCGAAAACAAGACCGGGCTGCTTGA
- a CDS encoding division/cell wall cluster transcriptional repressor MraZ has product MPPDAFITGEYRRSLDDRFRLTLPTEFASAVLGDDGQTILAKERYGCLSLWKAADWRQRMSDGVSLIREKIRTGRMEQRWTDVQRLGRLLSTRSSDVKLANRSRLLIPEGFREFLDVPKGGDVMIVGAVVCVEIWKPEAWLEQLRTDMPGFGDLFKELSS; this is encoded by the coding sequence ATGCCCCCGGACGCATTCATCACAGGTGAGTACCGTCGATCGTTGGACGATCGATTCCGACTCACTCTGCCGACGGAGTTTGCGTCCGCTGTCTTAGGTGACGACGGTCAGACCATCCTGGCGAAGGAACGTTACGGATGTCTCAGCTTGTGGAAAGCTGCCGACTGGCGTCAGCGGATGAGCGATGGCGTATCGCTGATCCGCGAGAAGATCCGCACAGGTCGTATGGAGCAGAGATGGACCGACGTCCAACGGCTTGGGCGGCTTTTGTCGACCCGTTCATCTGACGTCAAACTGGCGAATCGGTCTCGCCTGTTGATCCCGGAAGGTTTTCGAGAATTCCTCGACGTTCCCAAAGGGGGCGACGTCATGATTGTCGGTGCAGTCGTTTGCGTTGAAATCTGGAAACCCGAAGCCTGGCTCGAACAGCTGCGAACAGACATGCCCGGATTTGGAGACCTGTTCAAGGAACTCTCCAGCTAA